The following DNA comes from Lonchura striata isolate bLonStr1 chromosome 4, bLonStr1.mat, whole genome shotgun sequence.
TTCTCCCACTCTGTCAACTGGCTCAGGCCTCCATGATGGCAAGAGAGTCATCATCATTCATTTGACTGAAGTATTTTTTGTGTAATTTACATACTTTTAGGCATtatgaaatgtgttttaattgtttcatttttacagTTGTATAATAATGAAGttgtaaatttaaatttaaaacctgTAATTTTGTATGCATGAGCTCACTAACAAGGTGTCATGGGTGAGGTGACTCTagctgaaataaaagcaaacacagaagagTAATTCAGATAGGACTCTACTCTGTTGCTTAATTAATATGCTAAGCAAAATAATTATGCTTATATAGATTCTCTGCTAATGCCTTAAATTATGTTCCATCTATTTTACTAGTTGAAATGCTGGGGAAAACTTCAATAGACAGAAGGGAAACTGATTTTAAGATTGTTGGCTTGTAAAAAAGTATTCCTATCTGGGATCCTTGGGCACCAAGCAGGAAGAAGGAGGGCTCCCATAGAAATGTCTTTGACATATTTTgctaaactattttttttttcatctcactAAGGATTGAGTGTTGGTATTAGAGAAGCAGTTCTGATGCATCAAATAGCTAAATATCTAATCCCATGGTTTAATATTTTGATAAGgagtattttaataaatacttaATAAAGTATATTTACACATGATGTGCAAAAGTCTATAAGTAAAATTCACAAAAGAGAAAGTATCAGCTCAAAAATTATAGAGGTCTATAAAAGCTTATTCAATTGTTTTTTCtacatgaaaataataatatctAGGTTTTTTAGAGGATACTGTTATTGTTTAATATATTATCTCAGAACTATTTCTAAGAAACATCAATCTGAAATCAGAAAATTTAGTTTCATGGAAaacagaatataatttttatgaTTTCTTGTGTTTCTTAGAATATATAAATGTTCTAAAGATGGTCAAACTTTCAAAAATGTCAGTGTACTAAAGTCTTCAAGTTCTGCAGTCTGATAAGTACCTGTTACTGACAATGggaattaaaaatggaaagttCTGTGGGGAGTCAGAATGCAGGAAATAGCTCAGGTCCGCCTTTGCCTTTGTCATATAAACTTGAAGGTGTGTTTCTTTAGGTGCCATGGATGTTGCGTTGGGATCTGCTGCAACTGGAGTGTTCACAAATTCATCTTGGCTTTGGACTCACCTCTATGAGGTAGGTCACCTGCATTATTGTTAAATCATAATAGTAATAATTCAGTGATATGTCTTATTGAAAAGTTAGTACACTACTAAAAGTCTTTATGCAAATCTGAAAGATGTTATGTTTTGAAGTTTTAGAGGAATTATGTCAGTActatatttatttgaaaataatgttgACTGTTTATTACTAGCTTTTCAGTGAGAAGTAATATCATACACCAAACATCTCAAGGATCTGCGTGTTCTGATAACTCACTACATATGCATAAACTCTGGACTACTGGCAGTAATTAGTTCatgttaaaaaattaataacacggatacagaaattcagaaagatCTTGTGAGTGGCTGAATTGTGATAGATCAAGAAAGCCTCTGAGGGGAAGGATTTCTGTTgtcagggaaaaggaaaaacagataaaaaatgTGGTCTTTTGACATTGCTTTTTGACATAGGCTAGCACTAAAGTACCTAAAAAGCAGGATtacctgttttgttttgcagtgTATTTCCAAAAACCTAGTATCTTGGGCTGAAGATTTTTAGACTGttaaaacataaacaaaacccATGCATGAAAACAGGGCTTACAAGTGCagttagagaaaaaaattcccaaaatatcattgttttttttttaggccaGCATTTTGACAGGGGACAGAGTCTGGAGGATGCCTCTTTTTGAGCATTACACAAAACAAGTCACAGACTGTCCTCTTGCAGATGTGAGTAACATTGGAAAGTACAGCAGGTAAGATGAACCAATACCTTCCATGTGCCACTTTCTTTCAACCTATTTTTAATATGTGTGCTGTTGGAATTGCTTTGGGAACAATACATCTTTCTGTTTCCCACAGAGCTGGAGGAGCATGCACAGCTGCTGCATTCCTGAAGGAATTTGTGACTGCCTCTCACTGGGCTCATTTGGATATAGCTGGGGTCATGTCAAATAAAGATGAGGTGCCGTATCTCCGGAAGGGCATGGCAGGGCGGCCCACAAGAACACTTGTTGAGTTTGCAGCTCGATTAAGTCAAGACAGTCACAATgccaaataaaaatacttattcTGAAATCATCCACTCTGCcttaaaaaatcttaaaaggTATCATTCATATATGAATGCCCCAAGCATATTTTCACTATGGCAATTaactaaaaatgcattttataaattattacTTGGGTAAGAATATCTCAACTTTGAGATTTTTCATCCCACACCATATTATgcagcttaaaataaaaattgttctgTTGGAactactgaaatatttaataccAAAACATGATAATGGGAACTATTGAGACACCTGTTTTATATGTAAAGTAGGCATAACTGTTGTAAACAATAAATACCTTATTTGGATGTGAGTTTTGATTGAGAGAGAATAAACAATGACAGAGAATAAACAATTTTGATTGAGAGAGAATACATGTACCTCAGTTTTGAGTGTAGGTGGTGTCAATGGGAGCTCTGCAAAGTTTTTAATAGAAACACcattttggcattttttccttagaaaaacGAAACTGCTTTTCGTATGTGCTGAGGCAGAAATGATGCTGAGCGCTTAGCATTAGCGTGGCTTCAGCATAGAATTATGTAGTAAGTTATAAACATGTCAAGAAGTGTATATTGTaactttttttcagaaaactaGTGGGTGTAAGTTagtgtttgtgtgttttttagGGGGACCTGCCCTTATCTCACATGGTTTTTGTCATCCTGATAGTTCCCTCTTTCCTGGTGTGAGGTGGCCACACTCCAAGTAGGGACATTATATCCAGAATCAGTTCGAACATCAAACAGACCTGACACTTAAAATGTGAGGTGATGTCTTCTTGACAATTTGGGGGATCCAAGCCCACGGGGTGgggatttgttttggtttagggtgggttttggggtttttgttaaATGCTGCTGTGGAACAAGCGATGCTGCAACAGTGCTTACCTAGGCTGCACCTGTGAGACGCAGGCAGGGCaaaggctggaggaggagggtCCCTCTGGGGAGGATGGCTTTGCTGTCCCTGCTTGCCTTGTTCCAGAAGCAGGGCCAGTGGTATCCTGGGGTGGAGTGGGAAGAGTGTGGCCGGCGGCTTGAGGAGGTGATCCTCCCcacctctgccctgctgaggcCATTTCTGGAGCGctctgtccagttctgggctggTCAATGCAAAAACACATGGAGCTACGGGAGAGGGTCCAGCAGAGGGCTACGGGGATGGAGCGTCTGGTCTTTTACGAGGCGGGACTGTAGGAGCTGGGTCTGTTTAGACTGGAGAAATCGAAGACGTTTCTGAGATACACCGGGTACAGTTCTTAGATGCATCACAGTATCTCTTAGGCAGGTGCCAAGAGAGCGGCGCCAGACCTTTCCGGAGGGCGCAGAGGCGGGGCGAGCGGCGATGCCCCGGTCCGGCCctcggcgggcggggccgccccgctgccgctgccgctgccgctgccgctgccgccgccaTGGCGGGCGCGCTGGGCGGCATGTTCGGCTCGcagggcccggggccgccgccggggccgcccggcccgcccggcctcatcccgccgcccgcggggccgcgcaACCCCAACAACACGCTGGTGGACGAGCTGGAAGCGTCCTTCGAGGTGAGGGGGGCAGCCGCGGGCGGCGCTGGGCCGGCCGCGCCGGCCCCCGCAGCCGCTCAGCGCCGTGCTTCCCCGCCCGCAGGCCTGCTTCGCCTCGCTGGTGAGCCAGGACTACGTGAACGGCACGGACCAGGAGGAGATCCGCACCGGTGAGCCGGGCCGGGGGAGCCGGGGGAGCGGAGCCGCCGGGATTGCCCGGGTTGGTGGGAAGgtctcctggggctgggctggcgtGCAGCGAACGCGTTTAAAGCGCCACGGAGGTGGTGTGGTGCATTCGAAGCTGAATGAAGCAGTCCCAGGAAATGGAAAGGCCAGGCAGCTCCGTAGCTGCTTCAGGGCTTGAGTGACGCACCTCCGTGGAGGTGGAATAAATATTGGTATGACCAGGAGTTCGTAAAGTGGCTCTTGACAACTCCTTAGAAGCGCAGTTGTCCCTGAAAATTTTCTGAAACTTCACTCAAATGGCGTTTCAAAATCGGcataaatgctttaaaaatcttttcCGGATATTTGATCATATTCATGTGCTGTCATGGAACAGCTTTTATTACCAAGACAGTGGTGTGTAGTATATGAGGGCAGAATATTCTCCTCAATAAGTACATAGTTTAGAACTCTACACTGAGCTTGATGCTTAGGCATGCAACCAAGTTCcatgaattattttattactccttgtcagaaataaaataaaacatgggaGGAAGTGTTACCCTGCACTTCTAAAATAACTTGTACGTTTGCAAAGCAGTGAATTACACGGGGACCTACTGGtttataaatacattattttagatAGTCTGAAGATTTTCGTTCTGGAAGGTAATGTGAAAAGTGTTTTTAATAGACCAGCACCATTACCAGACTGAAGTCTTATTTTTTGGAAGCTCTTCTTTGAATGTTATTATATGTTTAGGCGTTGATCAGTGCATCCAAAAGTTTCTGGATGTTGCAAGACAAACGGAATGCTTTTTTCTACAAAAAAGACTGCAGTTATCAGTCCAGAAACCAGAACAAGTAATTAAAGAGGTATGTTATCTACCCGTCCTGTGCTAGATCAGATGAGTTATGTACCTTCATCGCCGTGTTCATAATTTCGGGTTTCTCAACATGATACTGTTACCAGAACTCTCATCATAAACCTGGAGAAGCTGGATACCTGCTGCTGTGTGGGGTATTGGCACACAGCTGATAATTCATTGGAAGAGACAAACTAGTTAGTCAGATTTTGCTGTGGATGGTGATCTCTGAAATGTGTGACATAGGTGAATGGCACTAGTGCATTCACACTGATTTCCCTCTGTATTATTAGATACTTCTCCATTATTCCATTTTTCCACTATAAGTTCAGCTTGAAAACTTAAGGTCTGAAAAAGTTACATGCTCTTTATGTGGGGTGGTTATTTTGAATACTGTCTATATACTAACACACAATTTTTTCATCCATAGGATGTTTCAGAATTAAGAAATGAATTGCAGAGAAAAGAAGCATTAATTCAGAAACATTTGAGTAAACTGCGACACTGGCAACAGGTCCTGGAAGATATCAGTGTACAGCACAAAAAGCCTGCAGAAATGCCTCAAGGTCCATTAGCTTACCTAGAACAAGCATCTGCAAATATTCCTGCTCCAATGAAGCAAACATAATCTTCAATTTGACACAgctcaatattttaaaagcaatggtATTTTCTTTGTATGCTTTTTGTATAATGCAATTTGTACTGCAAATAGTGTTAAAACAATTAAGCcaaataaattttcttattttcttcttttgttttattacagaaatatggtttcatgttttaatggaaaatatcaGAGTTCCTGTTCAGGGTGCTTTCTGGTAGAAGAGTGTCTCCCAGAATGCATCCTGTTCCTTCTAGAGAGGGTGGTGCTTGCTTTCCCCTCTGTCTTTTTGGTATGATCAAAATATTTGCAAGGATTAGTGTTtgattttttgggaatatttaaatgtttgtgACCCAGTAATTATCCATGAGTACCACTGCAGAAACACTCTTAGAATAGTCTGTATGTAAGtcagattacttttttttttgaagtaaaTTGTCACTCTCTATCGTACTGGCTCACCTTATGGAAGGTGTCTTGGTATATTAAAACTTGGTTCTTATGGAATGAATTGAAATGGAAAAACACATACAAAAGAGTGGGATATGTAATGCAGGCTTGATGTTACTGATGTTCTGACTCTCAGGCTACTGAAGAGGTGTTCCAAAACACCTACCACAAAATACCACTCGTTGTGGAGGTTGGATCACCACCACTGTCCAGTATACAGAATTACCTTCTGTTGCAGTGCTCTATTTAGTCAGTTAAATGTAGCCAAAAAAGCTTTTGGAGGTAGAAATAGCAAAAGAGTCCTATGTATTACTAAGCAACAAATTTAATTTATCCATATAACCACTTTTCTACATATAGTTTTATAGAGGGCCAGCATTGAATAATTAATTGTAACCCTGGAAATAAGATTTGCTAATTGTGTATTGAAATTTCTAGTGTTCTTGGGGCAACATGGATGAAAAGTAATGAAAACAGTGCTGTACATTTTCATCCTCACAGATGCCAAGGTACCCACCAGTGTTACTGTACACTATTTAATATCTTTCTTGATTACAAATATGGAAAGTGcctttttttccaaatctaCTGGAAAACTCACTTTTCCAACCAAACAGTTGCTCTTGGAAAAAATACTAGGTAGCTGGGATGAAAAGTGTTGGCATGTAGAAGtgttcttcccttccttccacCTTTGCACCACCAGTGAGATGCAGTGGCTGTTTTGTATGAAGTGATTGCATCTGCTGGTGTAGCTCTTGCTGGCTGTTGGATGTAAGAAGAGGTTAGGCTGGAAGTACCTCTTTGCATGTagaacattttttttagttAGCTGGGCCCTGTTAGTTGAAATGAAATGGGGATTcaaaggaattgaagaggaacTATCCTGTCTTAAATAGCAGGCTGCTGGTTGcacattttcctgccttttatACTTAATGGGTTACTTACTCAAGAGCCAACTTATTCATTGGTTCTTTCCTGCCAGCAATGAATTAGCATGATCTGATATATGTAGTCATTCCTCCACTTTGCTTTTATGTGGGCATAAAATTAGTATGGAGTTAAAAGGTACAAGGGTGCAGCTGCCATCACTGGAACTCTGTGTACAAGTCTGACTTAATTCAGCATTAACATAAAACTCTTTTGAAATGCACAGGAATTGGATAATTTACAAACTTTAATGTTCATAGTTACATATCATCCTAATTTAACAGGCTGATACATATATTGAAATTCAGTGGGAATATTACATAGCAAATAGCTGACTATACAAAACAGTTTAGGAAGCAaaccagaaattatttctaaaccGGCCTGCTATAAACATGTTAGTTTTTAAGGTATACTACATGCTGTGCagcttaaaattaatttaacaaaaagcattaaaaacctttaaaattacattattatATGCAGAACTTACTTTAAATAGCTGATGAAGCAAGCATATAAATGTGCAGaaggaagatattttttcagctgctgccaaattgacagaacaaaacagaacatATCAGAGTCCAAATTACATATTTAATGAAACTGTGGACTGATGGAGTCTCTTCATAAAAAGTCTTTTCACATAACTGTGTCCAAacttttccttaattttttacagaaattgttaaaaaaaatgcattttcctgaaATTCATGCCTGTAACTCCATAGTTACTAGATCTAAGAGAGTGCAGGTATTTCCTAActtagaaattactttttttttcttcccttaaatCATCTATTGGATTATCATTCCTATAAAGAAAACAGGAATGACTTTTATAGTAATTCTAAGAAGTACGGAAATAGtttgctttaaaatgaaaaatacttagTAAACCATTCTTGATGCTGAGGGTCTTGTTTTTGGTCATCTTTGGTTTGTGGTGGTTCAGTGCCATGTGTCCTGTGCAAACAAATAAGCATTAGCATCACCAACCTACTTACTTACAGTCTTATCAACATGTAATCCTTTTCCCAGAAAAACTCATCATACCATGAATGGCTCTGTGCTCACATGAGAGGATGAGGCCAAAAGGTGCCAGCTACAGTTTTGGTGGGATCTGTGCCAGGCAGGTAACTGGACTAGCAGCACTGATTGTAACATGAAGAAAAGCATGAAGCAGAGCTTAACAGCTATGGAGAAACATTTGAACATAGTTCTTGACACCCCCAAGAAATTAAACAAAGGATGCTTCAAGGATATGAAGTTTTGCAAATCAGAGAATGGCTGCTGCAATTCactcttaaaaatataaaatacaatttatgcATTAAAAATGTTGGGTAAAAGTTCTATTTGAAACGGGAAGATTTATCTGAACACTACCTGGCATTCATAATCAATCCTATTACATAGTTTCTGTCCTGATTTTCAGGATTATTTTAACATATGATAGCAAAAAGGACTTATGATTGATTGATTTAAAAGAATTGAGTAGAAGCCAAGCTACCCTCAGACTCCCTGTACATTTGTTTCCCTTTAAAACAGAAATCCCATTTGCCTTGGCAGTCATCTGGCATGACACAGCACGTTTTTATCTTAAAGAAGTGTGAATTGCCAAACAGGATCTAAGCCTGTGTTCCAGATTTTTTGTCAGCAGTCAGCACCATCTGCCCCCAAGGAAAGAATTCTCTTGCACATAATTTACAGGATAACTAAATCTCCACCAGGAGATAGCTGAGAAGGCTAGATTTTGCCCTGAAATACAGTGGTAAGTTTTGGACTTTTTTAACTGTATATTAGCTACATACATTTTTAACTATTTCTTGAAGAGAGAGTTTATGAGAGTTTAACAATGTTATAACACTGAACATAGTTTACATAATTCAAAAATTTGACAAACTGAAACTCCTCAGAGAGAAGAACCCAAAGAAGTTAGGTATATGCTAATCAGTTTTCAAATCTCTAAATTTTGCCAAATGATCAGGTTAGATTCATTCAAATacctcttaaaataaaaatatggcaTCCATATCTACCAAGTGCATGatgaagcaataaaaataaggaAGACACACGAGACACACATCTTTAACAGAACCACGGAAAGATGCCATGTTCACAATTAACTAGTTAATTCTTAGTTAAATACTTgcagctctttttcctttttttttaataaggtcTGCTGGGCAGGAATTGTAGCCCACTTTTGCAGTAAAGTTCTGGATCTGTCTAcagaaaaccaaacacaccGAGTTCACTGCACAGTAGGAACCCTGTGTACACATTGTTGTGTATTTCTACATGTCAAATGTATTTGAATTGCCTACAAGATTCTAAATATGAATTCATTTATCATCATACAAAATGGACAAATACCTTGTGGCAGCACCGCTGTCTGAGGACTGTGTTGATGGAGAGCCCACCCGGAGGCAGCCAGAACTCCGGTCTAAGCTTGCAGATTTTGTTATTTGAGGAGCACTTCTTTTTGATCTCAAGTCACCGCTCAAAAAGCTCTTTGCGTAGGAAGCTAAATTCGGAACACTGACAACACGACTGGGCATCTCaacctttttcttctgctttttattgCAACAGAAAACTTCAttacatacatatatttttacaaTTTATTCTATGAAACCTTAACAATACCTCATTCCCAAATACTTTATAAGGAACACCCAAATAGGAAGATTTCTATCTTTTTCTATaagcatttaaattaaattttcaggGTATGCTATATCCATGTATTTTGTCATCCAATTAAAACAACGTGTATTTGACCCTGAGATGTTAGACACATCAAGGAGCTTTCCACCAACTTGACCTCCCTTCTTTCTATGGTTATTTGTAGAAATATCatgcagaggggctggagtgaCAAAAGGCAGATACCAGGCAACTAAAACAGATTCATAATTTTCCTCAATGCATTCAATATCCTGATTAGAAACTCCCAAATCTGCAAGCAATGACCATGCTTATCCCAACAGAAGACTGATGTCAGAGTTCTAGTGTTTTATATTGGCTTAAACACCTGTTATCTACGTTGCATATATACTTCTAATGAATTTCTCCTATGCTCAACAACTGACTGTAGGTTAGCACTAGAAAGAATTCTTCTGAATAACATAACATAAAAAATGGATAGCATTTTTATTGTCCTGATACGATTCAAATAGTAACAAAACTATCACAATTTGTGATTTTAATTGCATTACTCATCTTACCTTCATGGAGGGAGTCAGGCATGCTGTATTAGGGTTGAAAGAAAATGACCGATTCCTGTAAGATTCAGTGTTGGCTGAAAGTGAATGCTggcattttcttccttcctgaaGGGAAACAAAGTTGTGTGTATGGAAACAGGTATTTATCGGAAACTGATATGGAAAGATACATTTGTCAAAGTATTTCTGAACAGAAACAACCAGAATGAAGCAATGTGTGAAACACTGAATAGAGCCTTGCAATAGATTCCAAAATACATATGTCCATATAAAAAGCAGTCTTACCACCAGCTGCTTGATAATCTCTTCTCTCTCACTTAATTTGTCTTGCAGACAGTTTATAAGGTGTGTATCTTCAGGCCTGGACTCCCACTTTCTTGACTTTTCTTCTAATTCTTTAAGTCTGTACCAAAGAAAATGCagaccagaaaaaaaacttcCTCAGATTATTTTTCAAGAGAAACCTTGGATGTACTCTGCTCTATGTTCCAAGCCTAAAATACAAGGACATAGCCAGGCCTTTCCAATAAAACAGGATTTTTATAAAATGGGCACCTGTACATGGTTTATGTAGAAGTATAGAATCTTCTGGAGttccaaaataaatttccaGGGTTAATCCACAACACCTTTCCAGTGTAAAATCCATCCCCTTGTGTGAAATAATTACAAGCTTGCACATCATATTGCTAGTCTAATTTCCTAAAGAAAGAAATCAGTGTCAGAGTATCTATACATACGTATATTCATATATTTGTTCTCTTTTCTGACCCAGTAACTTTGGAATCCTCAGAATCACTCAATACCTGTAACTGTCATGAAGACAGGCTTGGATGTACATGCTGCTTTAGTAACCCTGCTAAGTCAAAACCTGTAGTCTGAGTTCAGCTTTTTAAAGTCcttaaatttcccttttttaatgTGTGAGTAAACATTTTTGAGAGGACCGCCCCTGTCTCTTATTATCTTTGAGTTGTctctgatttaaaataaaaagataaatctTCACATCTGAAAGGTTTAAAGATTAGAGGCCTGCTTACATGCCAAGTTTCTCTTCTGGACTTCTGCTGCTTCTGAACAATTGGGAtaagagaaaaggaggagggaTATACATAAGGGATTATTTCTGATGGGTCTCTGCTGTTCAATCTGAAGCACCACTGAACTTCTTAAATCCACGGGGGGCTGCAAACTGCATTTATTTACATGAGCataattttccttggaaatttTTATGGGAGTGAGAATGAGGTTAACAAGCTTTTACTCAATGATGCTGCTCTGTTGAACAAAATTAAGTACAAGATCATGGAGCAAGGCCTCTGGTGTCATCTGTAAAACAGATGATTTCACACTTTATAGAATTTCTAGATCCTACATGCAAGTTTTAATTTAGCATTGTAAAACTTCATGTATAGTGCTTTAGATTATCCAGAATATTTATTACAATATCCAGAATTTATCACAATGTGTCTGGGTCTTTTTGGTTTGCAAAGACAATACCTATAAACCTTTATTTTGATCCTTATAATATTTCACTTATGATTGATAAAAAAGCTGTACATACtaagaataataaataaaaccagaactCATTGCCAGTGTGAGCCAGAGTTTATTGTTAAATTACTTACGCAGTTTCTAAGGAGAAAATCTTTGCTTGGAGATGTGCCTGAGTGCTGCTGAAATCAGATACTATGTTTTCAATTTCCTTCCGGTGATCTTGTTTCAGTATGTCCAGTTCTTTTCTATGCTTGATATTGAGGTCTTCTACCAGTAGCCTTTCATTGGTATTAAAATATGTCTGAATTCTCAGGTTTCAATATTAGTTTATTATCATTGATCAAAGCATGCAGATTTCAGTTTTATTGACTGCAAAGGTAGTTAACTGGGCAAAGATCTGGCTTCTGCCTATAGATTGGACTGACATTTTGGTTGCAGTCtgagaagaaatatttaaacactgaggaagagaaaaattattttgtaaagtACTTGACCTTCACCCTTCAGGAAATTCAAGGTCTCTTCCATATAACAGTGCTATTAATATTCTGTCTAGGGTTTGTTTGTACATCAATCTTAATGTAAAACATGACAACAAAGTACCATAGGAACATATTTGTATTAAGTAAAATTATGTTGAAATATCTGGCATATTAATATGAGGCTTTCATGATATATTTCACTACATACTGCCTATCATCATCctaaaactaacaaaaaaaaaaaaagtgaagaaatgcTTTAACAATGCTTTTAACtacaaaattaatctttttcacACAATATATTTTGGAAGATACTGCTACATTATTAACACCATAAATTGAAAACTAAAAAATGcctaatattttctttagtCTAACCATAATACTGCATTCTATTACCAATCTCAAAAGCAATAGGCATCTATTGAAGAatcatagttttatttttgtttgctattGCTTGGAGAAACTTTTTCTTCAACTCAATTGAGAGCCTATGTTCTATGGTTTACTAATTAAAATAGTCATGCTTAACTCAACATATTAACAATTGTAATTTTCACAAAAGACATTAGGCTTATCTTTCATTTCCCCCtatcttatttttaatgtattcacttgtttctgtttcaaaagGTCCATGAAAGGTTTCTCCCCTTGAAATTACAGCACAGTCATGGAAGTGACTCATTTGGCACTTAGCATAAAATAAGCAGCGGAAGAATAAGGGTAAAAAAGAGAGACGGATTCCTTGAAATGAATATTCAGGAGTAGAATATTCTCCTTCAGAAGAGCCATTTGGGGACTTGTTCTTTCTTCCCATAAAAACACCTTTATTTGCACTTATCCTCATCCTTGTAAAAGCTTTCTGTACTGGAGGTGGAATTCACACAATTCAAGAGAATGGAAAGGAATTATTACTTCAAGCAGATTATGGGTTTCACTTACTTGGCAAAAGTAGGACTAGTAATTTTAAGTAATTTGTTATAAAAATTTGTCACATGCAAGCAACAAGCCACTATGAGCTTTCAAATCAGAAAAGAAACTGGCATAAGACGGGGGcactgtttttaaaagtaaaaatagcaATTACTTATATGCACCAATTTAACTATTCCCTTACACAAATTATTAGTCTGGCCAGAACAAAACAAGAGCTGCAAGTTAGTTT
Coding sequences within:
- the MED28 gene encoding mediator of RNA polymerase II transcription subunit 28, giving the protein MAGALGGMFGSQGPGPPPGPPGPPGLIPPPAGPRNPNNTLVDELEASFEACFASLVSQDYVNGTDQEEIRTGVDQCIQKFLDVARQTECFFLQKRLQLSVQKPEQVIKEDVSELRNELQRKEALIQKHLSKLRHWQQVLEDISVQHKKPAEMPQGPLAYLEQASANIPAPMKQT